The sequence gaaaataatatactgTGCACATAAGCTGAAGCTACCAAAGATGCACTAATTTTAAAACATCTCGGGTCAAATATTATCAGGCTGGAGTGCATATATGTCCTTTCTAACTAAGGAACATAACTAGTTGCAATCAGGTTCTGTATCTGACCCTCAAAaaacaatagaaaaaaaagagcaaTTTCCAGTTTTGAAGGAATGACTAACAAGTTTGGAGTAAGAGTGAAAGATGAAGTTTTCACAAAACACAAGGAAATGAGAGATATAATGGATCAAAAGTTCTTGACAGAAAAGGAGGGAAAAGCTTTTGCGCTTTGTACAGATAACAAGCTGTATGAGAACGGAGAAGAAAGCCAATATAAGACAAAGCGGGAGTTACCTTGCCACAGACTGGGCAGCTGTCACTTCTTTCCATCCACTCATAAATGCAACCAAGGTGGAAATGGTGAGAGCACTTTGTCACTATCTTAGGGTTCTCTGGAGTATATTCTGCACATGCAAAGGCAATAGGTAGTTTACTTACTTACAATGACAGCTCAAAACTCAAATATCTAGTGTCAGATAAAGCATATTAAACAGTTGATATCAACTAGCAGTTACAACCCAAAGCATTTAACCTACACTTGCTTGTTAAttggttttaatttcttttattcaattagATTGCTCCCTTTTATTGAGAGATTCTCCCTTTTATTGAGAGATTTAGTTAGTAGTCCTAAGAGTTAGTTACTAGCTAGGAGGAGGAAAACACATTGCATTACCCTGCTCTTCAGGGCAACCAAGGAAACTTCCCCTTCTAAACACATGGTAACAAGGATGAGCCAAAATTTCATCACTCCTAGTTCAAGATGAGGGTGGTGGAGGGGAATTTTAACATGTGCATAAATCTTAACTTCTCGTTCATATACATACTAGCATCCATAGTAATTAAAGACGCGCTTGAGGCTCAAGGCGCACCAGGTGCATGCATTCGGCCTTAGATAGCCAAAAGCGGGCGTTGTTACAAAAGCAGCACCTTGATGTGCCTTGACTTCTATTCTAGGCGCTGTTGAGGCGTGCCTtcatatcaattttaatatacatCTTAtctgtttttaaaaaataaataaagtaatggACCTTTTTTCAGGTTTACAAAGAGCTTATAATAGGCCCTACTTCACCAAATCCTTTCAATAAAAAAGATgattaaaagaaaggaagaaattgattttgaagaagatgatggAGAATATGAAGAGACGAGGAAATTGGAAgtgatcaaattgaatttgataatgatgatgatgagataATATTGATGttgatgaggattaaaagcgTTATGATAAGTgctttaagaattttttttgctttagTATTACTAAGATTGGGAACCCTATGTGTGTCTTGGATCTAGAAACTTTATTGTTAAGTTTTATGTGTGCTTTTTGTCATCACTATTCGTTTTGGGTACTAATactttttcttactttttaactttttttattttgcctTGTGTCTGTCAGGCGCACCTTGCACCTTATGCCTAGGCTCCAAGACCCCTTTGCACTTTTGTGCGCCTCACGCCTTTAATAACTATGCTAGCATCATGGTGAACTAGTTCCTGGTTTCCAATTAGTTAGTAGCCTCCAAGTTCAAAGAATTAATGAAACTCTTTcaccaaaagaagaaatgaaaaacaaaaataaaaagttagaaCCATAGGTGTCACAGGTTAGTTCAGTAGCTAATTAAATGTTTTGCCTCCAAGACAATGGGCAGACATCACCGGGAAGACTTATCGTGATAACAAGATAGGTCAGTGACTGCAATGTCTATTAAAGCTAATTAAGAACTTTACCTTCAAGACATGTTGGACAGACATCCTCATCTTCCGATGATGAATAAACGTACCCAATTCCAACAGTTGATTTTGCTGACAAGAATTTCAGTGAGGATCTAGCACGCTGTTCTTTGGATCCTTCTTCACAACCAGATGCAGTCCATTTGTCTCCTGTACTCAAGGAATCAGAATCACCATGGTTATCACTTCTTAATGGTTCTGATTCCTCATGTGAATGACTTGAACCCTTCTCCCGTCTTGAAACCAAACCATCACGCTGCAAGTGAAAATATCGGGGATCGGCATCATAAGGCAAAGGCCTTGGAGGAGAACGATACATGTCAGAAAGAGAGTTGTCCAACGATGCCGAAGAAGTAATAGAAGCTGCCCCCTGAATGGAAGAAGGGACAGAAAGCACCTCCCCTCTTCGAAATAATGAGGCATACTACAAATaatgagaaaaacaaaaagaaaaaagagaaagacaaCGGTACTCCATTAGAAAGGATATAAGCAGGATAATTCTCAGTGCTACATAACATAAGTACAAAGACTATGCATATCAACCTGCAATTCCCAATAGCAGTCCTTTTTATCCATGCAaggaaaaaatagaataaactATTAATTCTTCGCAAAGATGATACTTTACGATGGAATCGGACCTATAtgaagatttttcatagatgatATATTATCCCAGAAAAGAGATAAGCTATCAAATATGACCCATTTAATCCAAAAACATTTATTATCATTTCATTTTGTATTTCTATGGTAATAAAAAACCAATAGCAAAACAAAGGTGCAGTCCTAAAACCTGGCAACAGCTATTTTTAGTTATCAAAAAGTAGCCACTAGTGATCCTATTCCATCTAAATTGGTATACAAGCCCGGTAGTTTACATTGCTCCACATAATCATACATCCCCCAAAGCGTGAAGCGTATAACAGCTCGTTTTTTACTTTCACAATCTCATTCAAGTATCAATTTACGAGAGAACTCATTCAAGTGCATATGAAAATTCTTTCCTCCCTCATGGATCAGTAGCAACTTTCCTACACATCTTCTTCCTCCCGAGCCTCATTAGtccaagaagagaaaaaatgcGGCAGGGATTGCCATATTGTAAATTCAGTGGATATGCTATGCTTAGCTAATGCAAACATGAATTGAATAAAGGATCACTCATGTATGCACACACGAAAAGATATCCTTGATAGTGTCATCTTTCAATTACATTCTTAGTCAAGATATgagtttataatatttaaacgagggataataataataataataataataataacaacattGAAACATACCACATGTAGAAAATTCTGGACAAAGCAACTAAGACACATGCAGTTTCTGTAGACAGAACTGTTAGGATTTATATAATCCTCAAAGTCCTCCGCATGCAAACAGCAACAAACAGCACCCATGGTGTCAGCTCCAATCTCTTTATTTCAGTCAATGCCCCTTGCAATAATTCTCCACTCTCACCAGTAAGTCTTACTGTCAATAAGCATCAAAAAGTACAGTCTTGAATAAGTATATCAATAGAGAATGAGAGGAATCTTAGCTCGCAGAAGTTCCATTGCCAATGCGAATTAAtaccctctctctctctcttatttAAGTGCCAATAGCCCCTTTTCTGAATTTGATTAAACAATCATCATTATCACCTGAAAGTTTATGTCCATAACATAATTCAGAAAGATCCACTAAATAGATATCACTAAAGCATATTAATGAACTAAAGCATCATATGAAGCAAAAATGATATGATCAAGGTCGATGAACTTTAGAACTGACATCCATTATTGACCAATTCAGGATATTATACCAAGACCAATATAAAATCTCTTAACTAAACTGACCgactattataataatatatcatgattatataaaattcttaataaaattaataactgtTAGCTGCAATTGGGTCCTCCTGGTTCTTACAAAAGTTACAgtctttattcatttttctcatgaaatttactatttatatcCTTGATTGTGACTTGCCttcaaaaataaggaaaagggTTCTTTCCTTTAGTTTAAGTAAGAttacaacaacaacaacaaaaaaattgaatttgaacAATTAAACCAACCAAAGCAATTACATTTCTGTTTGTTCAGAAACAAAATCATATAAAGGAATCCAGAAAAAAGgtgcatgaaaatgaaaaaaaaaaaaaaaaaaacctcgAAAACCcagaaaggaaaatgaatgGATCATCAAGATTATGTGGATTCTGAGCTAAAAAGATGATAAATTAGACAAATAGAAGTACCTGCAGAGAGCTGAGAGGAGTGGGAATTAaacgagagagagagagagagagagaaataaaatgaTCAATAGGCAGACAGATAATAAGAGTAAATATAATTTGTGAAATGGAGAAATAGAGAAGCTAAAAATCGGAGAGGACAGAACGAAGAAATCTGAAAATcggattttatttttatgtatcgGCGAGAAAAGCTATGAATGCCCGAAATTAAAGCTGCcgtctctctctctttctttctttggtgGTGGGTGATAGAATAAAATCCACTTTCAACTTTACTTTTCAAATTATGAATAAGTTGGAACAAAGTTTAAgatatattgatatttttgttttatataattattgttattattattattattctcttataataatagttttatttatatttaatgtaatACATACAAATAAAGAATCTCGTACTCgtcaagaaaaaattaaaaaattgtgaAACTGAGTTCAATGCTCACATTCTAGCTTTGTTCGTCCTATACATTgtttcaaagaaaagctttgttcatataataataataataataataataataaaatggtgCCATTGATAGAACAAAAATAATGTTTTCTTTAGTGGTAATATGTTTGGACAAAATTGGAAAACCCCCACTGTATCAAACTCGAAAAATGCAAAtcttaagaattaattatatatattccttaaattttttattaatttcataattacaaattatttaagcttgttttttattaaatttcttctgtgaatatttatttgatttttgtgGGGATTGTGACCGGTGAGAAACTAAAGTTATTACATTTACATTCTGTTTTGTCCTAAAGAATTATACAACAACCTCTCTCCCTCCAACCTTGGGGGCAGGCTCATGAAACATTTGGGCCCAATTAACATTTTAGTGGTTACAATAATTTAGCACAAAAGTTGGTAAGTTGTCGGTGTTAATAATGATGAATTTTGTAGTTGTTTTTAGCTCAGGagtttctcttatttatttgttttgtatgAGTTGATGTAATGATGCAAATTGTGAAAATGAATAGATATTGTGTTCAATATTCTTATTGCTCcaggaaaaaaatataattaatttaaaaataactcatttagtATTGAGTTTGAACcgtaaaatttcaaatttaaaaatttgaactcCAATAATagtgattaattataaaaaagaaaaaacatcaTTACTATTAATAGATGATATTACTCGAGGAGTTTAGTgatcataaatttaattatagttaGTAGTTCTATATTCTTTCACAAGTCTTTCTAGTAACTAAAAAGAATAGAGGGCAATTGGCCTGAGTTCTTGCTTTGACAATGGCCACCTTGACTGTGTCTATGCCTAGTGGCTGTATTCAAAACATGTTTTGATGAATGTTTCCAATAAAAGTGTGAAAGAAAGAGTCCCTTTTGATGCTTTTACGGGAAGtatttgtttatgtttgagCAAGGTCAGACCATTTCAATGCATTAATATGTGTAAAAACAAATGAAGACGTAAGTTTTACTCAATTCAATTAGCCATTAGCATTAGCAAATAAAGTTTAGAAAGTTTGTTTAATTGCCACCCATTAATGACTcattatattctattattcATACAGcactatataatataaaagaatcattttttcactcatcataaaaataaaaattcatttaatgtGAAACAAAATACTTGAAATCATAATCTCTCTCTTCAATTAAACcacaataaatatatgtaagtttattttttatttatacgcTAAAAACCACttcttttatagatataaaaatGCACTTAAATActtgttctttatttgtttattcaaaATTAGTCTAATATGTTGGCTTTAAGAGTAATAAAAGGACTAACTAATATTAGTAAGTAAATTGGTTGATTCGACTGCAAAATAAAAGCCCTAATAATAGAGCTGGCCTTGTGTCCTGTGAAGCCCAAGTTCAAGCCCAGTTAGAATAAATGGTCTGTGTCCAGATAAATTCGAGTCCAGTTGGCAGACCTGTGCTATGGCCTTCGATCCATCTCTATCCCACACatccaaataaaataagtcGGACTAGATAAGGACTGTTAGACCGGATCTAAACTGACATAATTACCAGATAACtgtttagaaatattttaaaattaataaaaaatatctatagaAATACTCTGCAAATAAAATCGAATAGATTTATTTCaatctaaataattagatatattAAGTTTATGTTCTAACacaacaattaattttttattttctatattaaaaaatcaaccTAATAATAGAATGAATAACTACAACACCGCTgtaattctttgaaaaatcAAACATGTCATAAACTAGATCTCATACTGAATAGATGTTGATCCAAATAGGTGGAGGAATGTGTTGTGAAAGTTGAGGTGAACAAATGGATGCAAAAAGAACCAAATTACTGTGACATACACATTCTCACCCGTCGGCGCTTGGCATTGTAGCATATTTCTTATGGTGGCGCGTGTGGGTCACAGACTAGGCTTCCAGCGATGAAACTCCAGATGAAGGCCGATCAGCGGCTGGTGCTTCCTTTGGTCTGGGCGGTGAGAGAAATAAATATCCAAAACATTCTAATACTCTACTGTTTGTAATTTGCAAAATTTCAAAGATATAGGCGTTGATGCTCTAATATCGTATAAACTAAACTCTAATATTCaatgtaataattaattccTTGTTTCTTCATCAATAATTGTtacatctatatataaaagttatatcTTTAATAAAGGAATTCAAATCAAATACTAACTCCTAactaaattcttaattattctcatattatgTATAGTTGTACACtcctaattaatataaaataagtgtAACACTTATAAATCACATACATTTATGTTAATGTCTAATTCACTTAACTATTTTTGCCAAAAAGATGGGCATTAGActattttattactataatCAATTTATGCTAATGACTAACTTTTTATTCACATATTCTATTTCCATctctaaatataattgaaatacaAGTAatgagaaaatttaaaaaattattcttaaaaagtGTTACAAAAGTTTATAATCctcaaataatataatttcactttcaatcatttaattaattttaatttttttctctattttctttcataacaattatcctaagatttttaatctaatttttatatatttctttgtttgaTTTCATAGAAAAAGtccaattttatattttaattaagaatttgtatatatatctaaatgacttatatatacatatatccatattaatatctaattcacataagtattttattcatataaaatgTGTTTCGTCCAAAGGATAATGCActatactattttattattataataaatatatatgttaatgactttttttattcatatattctacttacattttcaaatataattgaaGTATAAGTAAGtaacaaaattgaaaagaaaattatttccAAAATAgtgttataaaaatttataatcctCAAACAATGGAATTTTtcaatctgaaaaaaaatttaattatttacttatttagattaaaaatctcttttttatataaagcaatttgaatttcatatttttatatataagttcatatttgtatctaaataatttatttttaatactacTGCAAATGtagaaattagttttaattcacctaaatattttatttatgtaaaacGACATACTCAAGGAGCAAGCATTGggctaatttaaaaatattttattatataaataaaaatattatttttaatgatttcatatagattttatttttatataaatatttacaaaagtgtaaatttttaaaaataaaaatagtattattcacgtattaaaatattttcataattaaaattaaaatagtaaattttaaattataatatattgcctgtattaaaagagatttaccttttagttaataaacaaatttagCATATAGACAAAAACATTATCTTTTGGTAATAAATAGATTTactatacttttatttattaaaagaataatataaaattaattaatttgttaaatttgtgataaattcataaatctgaatatatatttaactttgaaaaattaaataaaatgaactaATAGAAGAATAATTGTTTAAGACAGTGTTAGAAGGGAATATTGCTAATACTCCtctaaattagaaataattaattctctattttaatttattttactctttagttaatttgttgttaataaaataaaaagaagagaaataaataaataaagagaatataactaaaaaaaatatgatttatcttaagaactatttaaaaattacactttttatctttaaatatagcgactctttaattatttaaaaaaaagagatgaataaaaaaatcttttaaaaacttaattttcacttatattttgtataacAGAAAGAAGTATGATTTTGGATGCTCTAAAGCCTAAAAATTGGTGGGAGAGGGACATAGCATCAGATAATACCCATGGCATTTGAAAGaggaaaaattgaaaaagagaaaaagaaaagaaaaatcataaaagtAGGACCAAAAGTGGATTGCAAATTGATGATACGTCAATAATAGAGACACACAGCACAGGCAGACACAAGTAAACAAATGATGCACCAATTTTGAGCGGGTCCTCCATTTTGAAATCTTATTTTTCACTCTTCACTCTCTCTGCAACCAAAACCAAAAACCATAACCAAAACCTTCTCTTTGTCTGCCTGGTGTTTTCACTTTAGGATTTTAGTCAATTAATACAACATCAACACAAGCTTGTCTATGTTGTAGTACTATTTGCCGGCCACGCATAACTATAACCTACCCACAATTTGTCAGATCTATTtgtttcctctctctctctctatctctatGTTTTATTTCTCATAGCCAAACAACCCATTTTTCAGAATTTCTGACATGATAGACCCTTGAATCCTAACATAAACCCTAGATTGATTCAATTTGCAGACTCACTAAGCTTAAACAGCCTGCTTTCAATATTAGGGTTTAGTTTGGGTAAAATGCGAATCTGGCGATAGTTATTCGTTGTGTgtaaaatttgaagaaaatctGGAAAATTATTTACAATGCAGAGCTCAACAAGCTCGGTGGTGTCACAACCTGAGGCCATATTAGAGTGGCTACAAAAAGAAATGGGGTATAGGCCATTAGGACCATACAATGCTTCCACGAACAAATCTCAATTGCCTTCAATTGATGCGATTCGAAAGATTTGTCGTGGGAATATGATACCCATTTGGAGTTTTTTGATAAAGAGAGTGAAATCTGAGAAAACTGTAGAGAGTATAAGGAAGAATATTCTGGTGCATGGTAGCAGTGGTGGTGTTGAAAGTGGCAATTTGGTGAATTTGGGGAAAGAGGAGGGTGGTGGTAGGATTAAAGGAGGAGGGGGAGCGAGGAGGAAGGAAAAGGTTGCTGTTGTTGTTGGGGAGAGTTCAAGTTCGAGTGCAGTAGATAGTAGGGAGATGGCTTTACAAGAGAGGGAACTGGCAGCAAAGGAAGTTGAGAGGTTGAGGAATATTGTTAGGAGGCAAAGGAAGGATTTAAGAGCCAGAATGATGGAAGTTTCGAGAGAGGAGGCTGAGAGGAAGAGAATGGTTGATGAGCGCGCAAAGAACAGGTTTGGCTTTTAAGACATTTTGCTCTAATGTTTAAATAATTTGCTTTATCCAAAGTTGGTTTACATGTTTAAGAAAGATTGTTTTGCGAGTGTTTtgagttttttaatttattatcggTAAATTTGCTTGTTTGAAAATGTGAGGAGTGAAGGACTGCAAAATTTTTTGTATAATATGGATTTCATTGGTTTAAAGgggaattataaaaattttgcatCTAGTGGCTAGATCTTCTATTTCTAGGCTCATAAATTTACGTTTTCAATGTTGATAAAAAGGGTTCGAGAGGTTCTATTGAAGGCTTGATGCTGTATTTGGCTTCAATTagcattattttaattgttaccATTGCATTATTTTAATGAAGCAAGATTTATCCTGATGATGATGGTGCATTTGCATATTGGTCTTACCAATTTGCTTTCAACACAATTTTATTCTGTTGAAATGGTTTCCAACTACCATGGATTTgtagatttaaaaattaacaacgACCACATCTTATCAAACTGCCATGGCTCACATTGGGTTCTAGAAAtagttatttctttcattttgcTAAGGTCAATTTAGATACTATTCCAATTTGGGTATTATACTTGGTTGTTttgatattaagaaaaaaattgtattGCTTGGATGTCTGCAATGGTCCTTACTTTTATATCAAATGACCAtctcatttttcttctaatGTGAATCTAGTTATTGAACTTCTATATGATGTTATTCTTGCTAGTCATGGAGGACTGGACGTTAGAAATGATGCttagttattttgttttatggaCTAAGAATCACTGGGAAACATTCAGACAATGATGTAATTATGCATCCCTTGGTTTAGGATTGATGTATGCTTAGTGCTGCTGCAGGCATAAGCAAGTGATGTTGGAGGCTTATGATCAGCAATGTGATGAAGCTGCAAAAATATTTGCAGAGTATCATAAGCGTCTTTGTCACTATGTTAATCAAGCAAGAGATGCTCAAAGGTCAAGTTTTGACTCTTCTGTTGAAGTATCTAGCAGCTTCACTGCAAACAGTGAGAAGGAGGCTGTCTACTCTACTGTCAAGGGTACTAAATCTGCAGGTGATGTTATCCTTATCGAAACCACTAGGGAAAGAAATATCCGGAAGGCATGCGAATCTCTCTCAGTTCATATGATTGAGAGAATACGCAACTCTTTTCCAGCTTATGAAGGAAGTGGCATTCATTTGAATCCTCAACTAGAAGCAGCCAAGTTGAGCATTGAATTTGATGGCGAATTACCTGATGAGATTAGAACTGTcattttgagttgtttgaagAATCCTCCTCAATTACTTCAGGCAATTACCACATACACTTTACGGCTGAAAACTCTCATTTCTAGAGAAATAGAGAAAATTGATGTTAGAGCTGATGCAGAAAATTTAAGGTATTGTTAGTTTTGTTGTCAATTCTTGCTAAGatcattcttttttctgtCAAATTTCTACTTGATTGTATAACTAGGGTTATATAACTTCCAATGTTTGCTTATTACTACTAAGTTTCTTCGAGCTGTTGTTTGTTGATGACATTGCCGCTCACCATACTGTTGCTACATTTTACTGTTGAAtgtaaaatagaataattggTAGGATTCAAATATGTTTTAGATACTGACCTACTAAATAGTTTGAAGACAAAGCTGAATTCATCCAATTATCAGGACCATCTTATTTATATTAGCATGTGTGTAAAATAAGTTCTTTGTTGTGAGATGATTTACTTAGTTATTTGCATTAAACCATAGTGGTAGTCATTAAATAACTTGTCCTTTTctttaaatgtttttaattcttaaaattttaatttttatgatgacatgtatCCTTGGGGCACTATCTATGTTTTTATAGGTAATATGTTGTTGACACCTCTGTGCTGCAGTAATAGAGTTGTGGGCAACTTCCTTTTTATGAGAGCTTGATGATCATACATTCTACTAATTAAAGAGGAAGGTGAAGCTGAAACTTAACCTTTATGTGTGCTTGAAACCATCCACTGTGCATGGGCACGTGTATCTGGGTCAATGTCTACTTATGTTAATGGGTGGTGTCAATCAAATATCTGAAAAAAACTAGGTTCTTATGTcattataaacaaaatttaatctACATTATCCCAATGATCTAGCATACTTACCTTGCCTATTATACTTGTTTTATTTACATTCAATATCTATGAATAGATATGGTGTTGCTTTCTTAACTTTAGCAGTATATCTTACCATATTAATTACTGTGAATTTCTTTATCAGATACAAGTATGAGAACAATCGAGTAATAGATATTTCTTCTCCTGACCCGAGCTCGCCATTAAACTATCAACTTTATGGCAATGGAAAGATTGGAACAGACATGCCCTCTAAAGGAACTCAGAATCAACTTCTTGAACGACaggttttcttcctttcttgaTTGTAGCTTTTGCATATTTTTAGGTCCTTTAATGCTCTACTACTTCTAAAAGTAGTCCGTGCTTTGTATCTTCTTCTAATGTTTCTTCCCTGGTAccttttaagtttttattattagtgaaGTTAATAACTTTGGTTATCAAACTCATGCCTCTTTGTTGTGAAAGGGCATGAGCTGgttattttgctttttatgTTTCCTTTATTCACATATTGCGTGTGCGTGTATGCACTTTTGTAAAATCTGCTCACCCTTATCTTTATGAGGATGTCTAGTTGATATTTGTTTCCATTGTTTGCAGAAAGCACATGTTCAACAATTTTTAGCTACTGAAGATGCAATTAATAAAGCTGCAGAAGCTAGGGATACATGTCAAAAACTCATAAAACGCTTGCATGGAAGTGGTGATGTAGTCTCGTCACATTCACTTGGTGTTGGAGGTACATCACAGAACATTGGCAGTCTCAGGCAATTCGAGGTAGTTTCTGAACCTAATTTGTGAATGTATTTACTTTATGAATTTATTCTGTGCTCTgatgttttcttatttaaacCTTTTTCCTTGTCTTGAATTTTGATTACAATGGGGAGCATTTTATATGGTTTCATTACCCTCGCCTAGTGAGTAGTGGTCTGATAACATGTGGTCCTTTCTCCTCATGATGACAAGTGTTTCATATGGCTTTATTACCCTTGCATACTGGGTACAGTATCTGACTTGTTTGGTCTAAGAAGTGGTGCATTCTCCTCACCTTCATTCCTGTTTGTCTTAAATAAAGTGTAATCAGCATCTTCATTG comes from Ricinus communis isolate WT05 ecotype wild-type chromosome 5, ASM1957865v1, whole genome shotgun sequence and encodes:
- the LOC8276957 gene encoding AUGMIN subunit 5; the encoded protein is MQSSTSSVVSQPEAILEWLQKEMGYRPLGPYNASTNKSQLPSIDAIRKICRGNMIPIWSFLIKRVKSEKTVESIRKNILVHGSSGGVESGNLVNLGKEEGGGRIKGGGGARRKEKVAVVVGESSSSSAVDSREMALQERELAAKEVERLRNIVRRQRKDLRARMMEVSREEAERKRMVDERAKNRHKQVMLEAYDQQCDEAAKIFAEYHKRLCHYVNQARDAQRSSFDSSVEVSSSFTANSEKEAVYSTVKGTKSAGDVILIETTRERNIRKACESLSVHMIERIRNSFPAYEGSGIHLNPQLEAAKLSIEFDGELPDEIRTVILSCLKNPPQLLQAITTYTLRLKTLISREIEKIDVRADAENLRYKYENNRVIDISSPDPSSPLNYQLYGNGKIGTDMPSKGTQNQLLERQKAHVQQFLATEDAINKAAEARDTCQKLIKRLHGSGDVVSSHSLGVGGTSQNIGSLRQFELEVWAKEREAAGLRASLNTLMSEIQRLNKLCAERKEAEDSLRKKWKKIEEFDARRSELEAIYTALLKANMDAAAFWNQQPLAAREYASSTIIPACKVVADIANNAKDLIDKEVNAFSRSPDNSLYMLPSTPQALLEAMGSTGSTGPEAVAAAEKSAALLTARAGARDPSAIPSICRVSAALQYPAGLEGSDAGLASVLESLEFCLKLRGSEASILEDLAKAINLVHIRQDLVESGHALLNHAYRSQQEYERTTKYCLSLASEHEKMVTDKWLPELKTAVLNAQKCLEECQYVRGLLDAWWEQPASTVVDWVTVDGQNVAAWHNHVKQLLAFYDKELL
- the LOC107261786 gene encoding E3 ubiquitin-protein ligase At3g02290-like, encoding MGAVCCCLHAEDFEDYINPNSSVYRNCMCLSCFVQNFLHVYASLFRRGEVLSVPSSIQGAASITSSASLDNSLSDMYRSPPRPLPYDADPRYFHLQRDGLVSRREKGSSHSHEESEPLRSDNHGDSDSLSTGDKWTASGCEEGSKEQRARSSLKFLSAKSTVGIGYVYSSSEDEDVCPTCLEEYTPENPKIVTKCSHHFHLGCIYEWMERSDSCPVCGKAMVFDETT